Within the Rosa rugosa chromosome 2, drRosRugo1.1, whole genome shotgun sequence genome, the region GGTTGAACATTGATGCCCCACTTCTTTCCATCTAGGTGAAATGCATCCAGGGCCCTTTTTTGACTTAGTGTTTCAAGCTCATCAATGTGCTCATTTCCACCATAGTACCTGAAATGTGTAATTGGCTTGTACATCAACAATATATATTATAACTAAAGATATCAATTGCAGTTCATTACTCAGattaacaaagaaaaaacaTCACTCAAGCTGTGTACCTTTTCCCAGGTAATCTTTCTGAATACTTGTTTGTGAGACATGAGCCAACTGCCTCCATTACTGCCCGTGAAGTGAAGTTCTCTGAGGCAATAAGCTCAAGGCTTTTGAACTGCCACTCTTTCTCCTTGTCAATAATAGCACGCACCTCAGGGTCAACCTCACTTAAGCCATTATCTACAAAACTGCTTCCATTATCTGCAtggaaaataataaaattgaaGAACATATCATACACAAGTCCTGCTAGCAGCCATAAGGGTTGCTGTTATGACGTGCACACAGTAATACTCCCCCTCAGGCAGTAGCATTTACCTGCTTATTGGCAAAAATAAGGAGAACTGCAACTTTAAACTCTTTCTCCTGCCAAAGGATCAAGAATAGTAAGTTCAACAACACATAAATTTTCatagataaaaaaaacaaaataaagatgTAAAATCCCAAGTACATGAAAGACAGCAGATCGGGAATGCATGTGATGTTAAATAAAAGCAAAAGCATAAGAACATGAAAAGAGGTCCACTCAACCTTTAAGCTTAAAGAATATTCAATTTGGAAAACAAGATGCAGTAAAAAATGtgactttagagagagagagagagtattcaATCAAGAATGTGGCCAACAACAACTCATATTATAAAGAATTTATTATCACGATTACCCGAAGTCCCAATAGACCTATTTCTATCTCCAACATAATATCCTTCGCATCAAATTCCATTAAGAATGTTGCAGGCAACATCTCATATTACAATGTTGCAGGCTAGATATATATCAGTCAGAGAAACAATGCAAACCAGAATAATAAATACAGATTTGTTACCACAGGGTTATAATAAGA harbors:
- the LOC133729483 gene encoding serine hydroxymethyltransferase 3, chloroplastic-like codes for the protein MEAVGSCLTNKYSERLPGKRYYGGNEHIDELETLSQKRALDAFHLDGKKWGINVQPLSGSLANFEVYTAVLNPHDRIMGPLATRGTFVSWVHDS